A stretch of the Bacillus anthracis str. Vollum genome encodes the following:
- a CDS encoding FecCD family ABC transporter permease, whose protein sequence is MKRKDVKRMTKEHDNTRSIAFTYKLILSIIAFFLIFMVAMVLGAADTSIKDVWLALTSSAKGDKISIIREIRLPREVAAIFVGAGLAVSGAIMQGLTRNPLAEPGLLGLSGGANAALALTLAFNPSISYLYLTLACFIGAAVGAIMVFGIGMVKKGGLSPLRIVLAGAAVSAFLLAISEGVGIYFKISQDVSLWTAGGVIGTTWSQLKVIIPVISISIFIAILLAKKLTVLSFSEEVAIGLGQKIIVIKTILFIIIILLAGASVALVGNMAFIGLMVPHMVRPIVGPDYRFVIPMSAIAGASFMLLADTIGRTINAPYETPVAAIVAIVGLPFFLFIVRKGGKTFS, encoded by the coding sequence ATGAAAAGAAAAGATGTGAAACGAATGACAAAAGAACATGACAATACGCGTTCTATAGCTTTTACATACAAATTAATTTTAAGCATAATTGCATTCTTTCTTATTTTTATGGTGGCAATGGTATTAGGTGCTGCAGATACTTCAATAAAAGACGTATGGTTAGCACTCACTTCCTCCGCTAAAGGGGACAAAATATCTATTATTCGCGAAATACGTTTGCCACGTGAAGTTGCTGCTATTTTTGTAGGAGCTGGACTTGCCGTTTCTGGAGCAATTATGCAAGGATTAACACGAAATCCACTTGCTGAGCCTGGATTACTCGGGCTATCTGGTGGAGCAAATGCTGCGCTTGCACTAACACTTGCTTTCAACCCTTCCATAAGCTATCTTTACTTAACATTAGCTTGCTTTATCGGTGCTGCAGTTGGTGCAATTATGGTATTTGGAATTGGTATGGTGAAAAAAGGCGGTCTCTCCCCTCTTCGAATTGTATTAGCTGGTGCTGCAGTTTCAGCATTTCTACTCGCAATTTCAGAAGGAGTCGGCATTTACTTCAAAATTTCACAAGATGTATCACTTTGGACTGCTGGAGGCGTAATTGGAACTACTTGGAGCCAATTGAAAGTTATTATTCCAGTCATTTCAATTAGTATCTTTATCGCTATCTTACTAGCCAAAAAGTTGACAGTTCTTAGTTTCAGTGAAGAAGTAGCTATTGGACTCGGTCAAAAAATTATTGTTATTAAAACCATTCTATTTATCATTATCATTTTACTTGCAGGTGCGTCTGTAGCACTTGTCGGAAATATGGCATTTATCGGTTTAATGGTACCTCACATGGTACGTCCAATTGTCGGTCCAGATTACCGATTTGTTATACCGATGTCAGCAATTGCCGGGGCTTCCTTTATGCTACTTGCAGATACAATCGGACGTACGATTAACGCTCCGTACGAAACACCAGTTGCCGCTATTGTCGCAATTGTAGGATTACCATTCTTCCTATTCATTGTACGTAAAGGAGGAAAAACGTTCTCATGA
- the mtnA gene encoding S-methyl-5-thioribose-1-phosphate isomerase gives MEEQLIPIQWKDDALVLLDQTLLPNEVVYESFNTAEGVWDAIQVMKVRGAPAIGVSAAYGVYLGVKEFVESTEAEFIDEVKRVCAYLATSRPTAVNLFWALERMESVATDHTHLSITQLKDRLLEEAKEIHREDEEINRQIGEHALTLFHDGMGVLTHCNAGALATTKYGTATAPMYLAKEKGWDLKIYSDETRPRLQGSTLTALELQRAGIDVTVITDNMAAMVMSQGKIDAVIVGCDRVAANGDVANKIGTLGVSILAKYYNIPFYVAAPTPTIDLKTPTGKEIPIEERDASEVINRFGQYSAPKESKVYNPAFDVTPHENVTAIITEKGIVKAPFTENLKKLFQ, from the coding sequence ATGGAAGAGCAATTAATACCAATTCAGTGGAAAGACGATGCTTTAGTTTTATTAGATCAAACATTATTACCAAATGAAGTTGTCTATGAATCTTTCAATACAGCTGAAGGTGTGTGGGATGCCATTCAAGTAATGAAAGTACGAGGAGCGCCAGCGATTGGTGTTTCAGCAGCTTATGGTGTGTATTTAGGGGTAAAGGAATTTGTTGAAAGTACGGAAGCTGAATTTATTGATGAAGTAAAAAGGGTATGTGCATATTTGGCCACATCAAGACCGACAGCAGTAAACTTATTTTGGGCACTTGAAAGAATGGAAAGTGTAGCGACAGATCATACTCATCTATCAATCACACAGTTGAAAGATAGATTACTAGAAGAGGCAAAAGAGATTCATAGGGAAGATGAAGAAATTAACCGTCAAATTGGAGAACATGCATTAACGTTATTCCATGATGGAATGGGAGTATTAACACATTGTAATGCTGGTGCGTTAGCGACGACTAAGTATGGTACTGCGACAGCTCCGATGTACTTAGCGAAAGAAAAAGGATGGGACTTAAAAATCTATTCCGATGAAACGCGTCCTAGATTACAAGGTTCAACGTTAACAGCATTAGAATTGCAGCGAGCGGGAATTGATGTCACTGTCATTACGGATAATATGGCAGCTATGGTTATGTCACAAGGGAAGATTGATGCGGTAATCGTTGGATGCGACCGTGTGGCAGCAAACGGTGATGTAGCAAATAAAATTGGAACATTAGGCGTATCTATTTTAGCGAAATACTACAACATTCCGTTTTATGTAGCAGCACCAACACCGACAATTGACTTAAAAACACCGACAGGAAAAGAAATTCCGATTGAGGAAAGAGATGCTTCTGAAGTAATTAATCGTTTCGGACAGTATTCTGCTCCGAAAGAAAGTAAAGTATATAATCCAGCATTTGATGTCACGCCACATGAAAATGTAACAGCGATTATTACGGAAAAAGGGATTGTAAAAGCACCGTTTACGGAGAATTTAAAAAAGTTATTTCAATAA
- a CDS encoding FecCD family ABC transporter permease: MIPSILRKQRLIILALLILTITTIVIGMGLGSASLSYDRLLPILMGQGTFKEEFVLYSLRLPRIIITLLAGMALALSGAILQGITRNDLAEPGILGINSGAGVAVAIFFLYFPIDVGSFLYLLPVVGFIGAFLTAVLIYVFSYSKSSGLQPVRLTLTGIGFAFALSGMMIVLISSADRMKVDFISKWIAGNIWGDDWIFIFAMLPWLIVLIPFVFYKANRLNILALNEPVAIGVGIEIEKERRYLLVAAVALAAAAVSVTGGISFIGLMAPHIAKSLVGPRHQIFMPIALLIGGWLLLLADTIGRNIVEPNGIPAGIVVALIGAPYFMYLLLKKA, translated from the coding sequence ATGATACCATCTATTCTAAGAAAACAACGTCTTATCATACTCGCTTTACTTATACTAACCATTACAACCATTGTAATTGGAATGGGGCTCGGTTCAGCATCTTTATCTTATGATCGGCTACTCCCAATATTAATGGGCCAAGGAACTTTTAAAGAGGAGTTTGTTTTATACTCTTTAAGGCTACCTAGAATTATCATTACATTATTAGCTGGTATGGCTCTTGCTTTATCAGGAGCTATTCTGCAAGGAATTACCCGAAATGATTTAGCTGAACCTGGTATTCTCGGTATCAACTCTGGGGCCGGTGTTGCTGTTGCTATTTTCTTTTTATACTTTCCAATAGATGTAGGTTCATTTCTTTACTTACTACCTGTCGTTGGATTTATCGGGGCATTTCTGACAGCTGTTCTCATTTACGTATTTTCATATAGTAAATCAAGTGGACTTCAGCCGGTACGATTAACATTAACCGGTATCGGTTTTGCCTTTGCACTATCTGGAATGATGATTGTCCTTATTTCATCCGCAGATCGCATGAAAGTAGACTTTATTTCAAAATGGATTGCAGGAAACATTTGGGGAGACGATTGGATCTTCATTTTCGCAATGCTCCCATGGTTAATCGTATTAATTCCATTTGTTTTCTATAAAGCAAATCGATTAAACATTTTAGCATTAAACGAACCAGTCGCAATTGGCGTTGGAATTGAAATTGAAAAAGAGCGTAGATATTTATTAGTTGCAGCCGTTGCACTTGCTGCTGCCGCTGTTTCTGTAACAGGAGGAATTAGCTTTATCGGACTGATGGCTCCTCATATCGCGAAATCTTTAGTAGGTCCAAGACATCAAATCTTCATGCCTATCGCCCTTTTAATCGGTGGATGGCTATTGCTACTAGCAGACACAATTGGACGAAATATCGTTGAACCTAACGGTATCCCAGCAGGTATTGTTGTCGCTTTAATTGGTGCTCCTTACTTTATGTATTTGTTGCTTAAAAAAGCGTAA
- a CDS encoding L-fuculose-phosphate aldolase, with translation MLLQKEREEIVAYGKKMISSGLTKGTGGNISIFNREQGLVAISPSGLDYYETKPEDVVILNLDGEVVEGERKPSSELDMHLIYYRNREDINALVHTHSPYAKTIASLGWELPAVSYLIAFAGPNVRCAPYETFGTKQLAEAAFEGMIDRRAVLLANHGLIAGANHIKMAFTVAEEIEFCAQIYYQTKSIGEPKLLPEDEMENLAKKFEGYGQQ, from the coding sequence ATGTTATTACAAAAAGAGAGAGAAGAGATTGTAGCGTACGGAAAGAAAATGATTTCTAGCGGTTTAACAAAGGGGACAGGCGGTAATATTAGTATTTTCAATCGCGAGCAAGGTCTTGTTGCCATTAGCCCAAGTGGTTTAGATTATTATGAAACAAAGCCTGAAGATGTAGTTATATTAAACTTAGATGGTGAAGTAGTAGAGGGAGAGAGAAAACCATCAAGTGAACTCGATATGCACCTTATTTATTATAGAAATCGTGAAGATATAAATGCGCTTGTGCATACACATTCTCCTTATGCGAAGACGATTGCATCATTAGGATGGGAACTGCCCGCAGTATCATATTTAATTGCTTTCGCAGGCCCGAATGTTCGCTGTGCACCGTATGAAACATTTGGTACGAAGCAATTAGCAGAGGCTGCTTTCGAAGGAATGATCGATCGTCGTGCTGTTTTACTTGCGAACCACGGTTTAATTGCGGGTGCAAATCATATCAAAATGGCATTTACCGTTGCAGAAGAAATTGAGTTTTGTGCGCAAATTTATTATCAAACGAAAAGCATTGGGGAACCGAAGCTATTGCCAGAAGACGAGATGGAGAATTTGGCGAAGAAGTTTGAAGGGTATGGGCAGCAGTAG
- the ahpC gene encoding alkyl hydroperoxide reductase subunit C, protein MLLIGTEVKPFKANAYHNGEFIQVTDESLKGKWSVVCFYPADFTFVCPTELEDLQNQYATLKELGVEVYSVSTDTHFTHKAWHDSSETIGKIEYIMIGDPTRTITTNFNVLMEEEGLAARGTFIIDPDGVIQSMEINADGIGRDASILVNKIKAAQYVRNNPGEVCPAKWQEGSATLKPSLDLVGKI, encoded by the coding sequence ATGTTATTAATCGGCACAGAAGTAAAACCGTTTAAAGCTAATGCTTACCATAATGGAGAATTTATCCAAGTTACTGACGAAAGTTTAAAAGGAAAATGGAGTGTAGTTTGTTTCTACCCAGCTGACTTCACATTCGTTTGCCCAACTGAACTTGAAGACTTACAAAACCAATATGCAACTCTTAAAGAGTTAGGCGTTGAAGTATACTCTGTATCTACAGACACTCACTTCACTCACAAAGCATGGCATGATAGCTCAGAAACTATCGGTAAAATCGAGTACATCATGATTGGTGACCCAACTCGCACAATCACTACAAACTTCAACGTTTTAATGGAAGAAGAAGGTCTTGCTGCTCGTGGTACATTCATCATCGATCCAGACGGTGTTATCCAATCTATGGAAATCAATGCTGACGGTATCGGCCGTGACGCAAGCATTCTTGTTAACAAAATTAAAGCAGCTCAATACGTACGTAACAACCCAGGTGAAGTTTGCCCAGCTAAATGGCAAGAGGGTTCTGCTACACTTAAACCAAGCCTTGACCTTGTAGGCAAAATCTAA
- the mtnK gene encoding S-methyl-5-thioribose kinase, which translates to MSKFTKYFLMEANDVIVYVKEKLCKFEHAKGLQCKEIGDGNLNYVFRVWDEQKNISVIVKQAGDTARISDEFKLSTNRIRIESDVLQLEEELAPGLVPKVYLFDSVMNCCVMEDLSDHTILRTALINHEIFPRLADDLTTFLVNTLLLTSDVVMNHKEKKELVKNYINPELCEITEDLVYAEPFTNHNKRNELFPLNEGWIREHIYSDKELRIEVAKLKFSFMTNAQALIHGDLHTGSVFVKNDSTKVIDPEFAFYGPMGYDIGNVMANLMFAWVNADATMSAGAKKDTYMDWLQSTMVEVIDLFKKKFLDAWNIHVTEIMAKEEGFNEIYLQSVLEDTAAVTGLELIRRIVGLAKVKDITCIENEEARARAERICLQVAKKFILRANQYKTGTSFVETLKEQSMHYAK; encoded by the coding sequence ATGTCTAAGTTCACAAAGTATTTTTTAATGGAAGCTAACGATGTAATTGTATATGTGAAAGAGAAATTATGTAAGTTTGAACATGCAAAGGGGTTACAGTGTAAAGAAATAGGTGATGGTAATTTAAATTATGTATTCCGCGTTTGGGATGAACAGAAGAACATTTCTGTCATTGTAAAGCAAGCTGGGGATACAGCTCGTATTTCAGATGAGTTTAAGTTATCGACGAATCGTATTCGTATTGAATCAGATGTTTTGCAGTTAGAGGAAGAGTTAGCACCTGGACTTGTTCCGAAGGTGTATTTGTTTGATAGTGTGATGAATTGTTGCGTAATGGAGGACTTATCGGATCACACAATATTACGTACAGCACTTATAAATCATGAAATATTTCCGAGGCTTGCGGATGATTTAACGACCTTTTTGGTAAATACGCTCTTATTAACATCGGATGTTGTAATGAATCATAAAGAGAAGAAGGAACTTGTGAAGAATTATATAAATCCTGAGTTATGTGAGATTACAGAAGACCTCGTATACGCTGAGCCATTTACAAATCATAATAAGCGTAATGAGTTATTTCCGTTAAATGAAGGGTGGATTAGAGAACATATTTATAGTGATAAAGAGCTTCGTATAGAAGTAGCAAAACTTAAGTTTTCTTTTATGACGAATGCACAGGCGCTTATTCACGGTGATTTGCATACTGGTTCTGTTTTTGTAAAAAATGATTCCACAAAGGTAATTGATCCTGAGTTTGCCTTTTATGGACCAATGGGCTATGACATTGGGAATGTAATGGCGAATTTAATGTTTGCTTGGGTGAATGCAGATGCGACAATGTCAGCTGGAGCCAAGAAAGATACGTATATGGATTGGTTACAATCGACAATGGTAGAGGTAATTGATCTATTTAAGAAGAAGTTTTTAGATGCTTGGAATATTCATGTGACAGAGATTATGGCGAAAGAAGAAGGCTTTAACGAAATCTATTTACAATCTGTATTAGAGGATACAGCTGCAGTGACAGGCCTTGAGTTAATTCGTCGTATTGTTGGGCTAGCGAAAGTAAAAGATATTACTTGTATTGAGAATGAGGAAGCACGTGCTAGAGCAGAACGCATTTGTCTTCAAGTAGCAAAGAAATTTATTTTACGAGCGAATCAATATAAAACAGGTACAAGCTTTGTAGAAACGTTAAAAGAACAGTCAATGCACTATGCGAAGTAA
- the ahpF gene encoding alkyl hydroperoxide reductase subunit F, producing the protein MILDADIKTQLSQYLQLMENDILLKVSAGNDDVSKDMLALVDELATMSSKITVEKVELERTPSFSVNRPGEDTGVVFAGIPLGHEFTSLVLALLQVSGRAPKVEQKLIDQIKNIQGEYHFESYISLSCHNCPDVVQALNVMSVLNSGITHTMIDGAAFKEEVESKDIMAVPTVFLNGESFGSGRMTLEEILAKMGNGPDASELSDKDPYDVLVVGGGPAGASAAIYAARKGIRTGIVAERFGGQVMDTMGIENFISVKRTEGPKLVASLEEHVKEYDIDVMNLQRAKRLEKKELIEVELENGAILKSKSVIVSTGARWRNVGVPGEAEFKNKGVAYCPHCDGPLFTGKDVAVIGGGNSGIEAAIDLAGIVKHVTVLEFMPELKADAVLQERLNSLPNVTVLKNVQTKEITGTDKVNGISYIDRETEEVHHVELQGVFVQIGLVPNTDWLGETVERVRGEIVTDKHGATNVPGVFAAGDCTNNPYKQIIISMGSGANAALGAFDYLIRN; encoded by the coding sequence ATGATACTAGATGCAGATATAAAAACACAACTATCCCAATACCTTCAGTTAATGGAGAACGATATTTTACTTAAAGTAAGCGCAGGAAACGACGACGTATCTAAAGATATGTTAGCTCTAGTAGACGAATTAGCTACTATGTCATCTAAGATTACAGTAGAAAAAGTTGAATTAGAGAGAACACCAAGCTTTAGCGTAAACCGCCCTGGTGAAGACACTGGTGTCGTATTCGCTGGTATTCCATTAGGACACGAATTTACATCACTAGTGTTAGCTTTACTACAAGTAAGTGGACGCGCTCCAAAAGTTGAACAAAAATTAATCGATCAAATTAAAAACATTCAAGGCGAATATCATTTTGAATCTTATATCAGCCTAAGTTGTCATAACTGTCCTGATGTTGTACAAGCTCTTAACGTAATGAGCGTTCTAAACTCTGGTATTACACATACTATGATTGATGGCGCTGCATTCAAAGAGGAAGTAGAAAGCAAAGACATCATGGCAGTACCAACAGTTTTCCTAAACGGCGAATCTTTCGGAAGCGGTCGTATGACACTGGAAGAAATTTTAGCTAAAATGGGTAACGGTCCAGATGCATCAGAGCTTTCTGATAAAGATCCATACGATGTTCTTGTTGTTGGTGGCGGCCCTGCTGGTGCAAGTGCAGCAATTTATGCAGCACGTAAAGGCATCCGCACTGGTATCGTTGCTGAGCGCTTCGGTGGTCAAGTAATGGATACTATGGGCATTGAGAACTTCATCAGCGTAAAACGCACTGAAGGTCCTAAGCTAGTAGCAAGCCTTGAAGAGCACGTAAAAGAATACGACATCGATGTAATGAATCTACAACGTGCAAAACGTTTAGAGAAAAAAGAACTTATTGAAGTGGAACTTGAAAACGGCGCTATTCTGAAAAGTAAGAGCGTAATCGTTTCAACAGGTGCTCGCTGGCGTAACGTTGGCGTACCAGGTGAAGCTGAGTTCAAAAATAAAGGTGTAGCATACTGCCCACACTGTGACGGTCCATTATTCACTGGAAAAGACGTAGCAGTTATCGGCGGCGGTAACTCTGGTATTGAAGCAGCTATCGACTTAGCAGGTATTGTTAAGCACGTAACTGTTCTTGAATTCATGCCAGAATTAAAAGCTGATGCTGTATTACAAGAACGTCTTAACAGCTTACCAAACGTAACTGTTCTGAAAAACGTTCAAACGAAAGAAATTACTGGTACTGATAAAGTAAACGGTATTTCTTACATCGATCGTGAAACTGAAGAAGTTCATCACGTTGAATTACAAGGTGTATTCGTACAAATCGGTCTTGTTCCAAACACAGACTGGTTAGGCGAAACAGTTGAACGCGTTCGCGGTGAAATCGTAACAGACAAGCACGGCGCTACAAACGTACCAGGAGTGTTTGCTGCAGGTGACTGTACAAATAATCCGTACAAACAAATCATCATCTCTATGGGTTCAGGTGCAAACGCAGCTTTAGGTGCATTTGATTACTTAATCCGTAACTAA